GCGGCGCGCCGAAAGCCCCTCCCGGAGGAGGTGAAACTCCTGCAGGCGCTGGCAGACAGCACGTCCGTGGCCATGGAAAACGTGCAACTGTACGCAGGATTGGAACGCAAGGTGGCTGATCGCACCGCCCGTTTGCAGGCGCTCAATGAAGAGCTGGAAGCCTTTTCTTATTCCGTTTCGCACGACTTGCGCGCACCGTTGCGCCACATCGACGCCTACACACAGATTTTGCAGGAGGAAGCCGCCGGGACGTTAAGTGATGAAAGTCAAAGGCACCTTACCGTCATCAACGGGGCCGCCCGAAAGATGGGTTCGCTGATCGACGATTTGCTGACGTTCTCGCGCATGGGCCGCTCCGAGTTGAAACACGGCCGGGTCAACATGAACACCCTGGTGGAGGAAGTCCGACGCGAAATGGAGCGAGAAACGAAGGGGCGTGTCATCAAGTGGGACGTCGCCGATCTGCCGGAGATAAAGGGCGACCGGGCGATGCTCAAGCAGGTTTGGGTCAATCTGCTTTCCAACGCGGTCAAATACACGCGTGGTCGAGCGCGAGCGGAAATCCGAATCGGTGGACGCCCGCAGGAAACCGAAGCGGAGTTTTTCGTGCAGGACAATGGCGCGGGGTTCGACATGCAATACGCCGACAAACTGTTTGGGGTTTTCCAACGCCTGCACGGGGACGGAGAGTTCGAAGGCACCGGCATCGGATTGGCCAACGTGCGGCGGATAGTTGCGCGGCACGGCGGACGCACTTGGGCAGACGGGGAAGTGGACCGCGGGGCGACCTTCCACTTCGCACTGCCGGTTTCTC
Above is a window of Candidatus Angelobacter sp. DNA encoding:
- a CDS encoding ATP-binding protein; this translates as MKTTIRILHLEDDVIDAELVQRALDKAGLVSEIKVVRDGEDYVAAVEAGEVDVVLSDNNVTGFDGVHALQFARGKRPGIPFIFVSGFANEEQAREKLNRSGATACVSKLQLPRLADTIKQALENTELRAARGLSDSYVRSMELLVNVVQDLSLARDLDRIMAIVRRAARDLTGADGATFVLRDGELCHYADEDAIAPLWKGRRFPMTSCISGWAMLNRQAAVIEDIYADPRIPADAYRPTFVKSLVMVPIRTAEPVGAIGNYWAARRKPLPEEVKLLQALADSTSVAMENVQLYAGLERKVADRTARLQALNEELEAFSYSVSHDLRAPLRHIDAYTQILQEEAAGTLSDESQRHLTVINGAARKMGSLIDDLLTFSRMGRSELKHGRVNMNTLVEEVRREMERETKGRVIKWDVADLPEIKGDRAMLKQVWVNLLSNAVKYTRGRARAEIRIGGRPQETEAEFFVQDNGAGFDMQYADKLFGVFQRLHGDGEFEGTGIGLANVRRIVARHGGRTWADGEVDRGATFHFALPVSPAT